In a genomic window of Meriones unguiculatus strain TT.TT164.6M chromosome 8, Bangor_MerUng_6.1, whole genome shotgun sequence:
- the LOC110560087 gene encoding olfactory receptor 10AD1-like — protein sequence MERNSVQSAAFRTQRGAYTQSSHCNAQEKHRRCGYPSDIVPSEILPETHKVLSSPHSTPRLLIVGSSQSYKCRGQRVCNRDHCPFAPDQSVCRLIEKLIFGRHHEILPFTCHGDSVTDHFSRSNTMSRLQKVDLRNSSTVTDFILVGFEQSSPSTQALLFTLFLALYSLAMAMNSLIIFITWTDPRLNSPMYFFLGHLSFLDICFITTTIPQMLIHLVTKNHTVSFASCLTQMYLVFGVGVAECILLAFMAYDRYVAICHPLNYAQIMSHQVCVRLVCSSWIFGMVNGILLDYMTFRGPFCRENHIENFFCEAPIVIALSCGDPEFSLKVIFLDAIVVLLSPMVLIVTSYARILASILSRASSSGRGKTLSTCASHLTVVIFFYTSAMFSYMNPRSTHGPDKDKPFSLLYTIITPMCNPIIYSFRNKEMKGAMVRALGRGNLA from the exons ATGGAGAGGAATTCCGTGCAGAGTGCTGCCTTCCGGACGCAACGTGGCGCTTACACTCAAAGCAGCCACTGTAATGCACAGGAGAAGCACAGGAGATGCGGTTACCCGAGTGACATCGTGCCCTCTGAAATTCTGCCAGAGACACACAAAGTGCTCTCCAGTCCCCACTCCACACCGAGACTGTTGATTGTTGGGAG CTCTCAATCCTATAAATGCCGAGGGCAGCGGGTTTGCAACAGAGATCATTGCCCCTTTGCTCCGGACCAGTCCGTGTGTCGGCTCATAGAAAAG CTCATCTTCGGGCGGCATCATGAGATCCTGCCTTTTACCTGCCATGGCGATTCTGTGACCGACCATTTTAGTCGCAGCAACACAATGAG CAGACTCCAAAAGGTGGACCTGAGGAACAGCAGCACAGTGACCGATTTCATCCTCGTGGGCTTTGAGCAGAGCTCCCCTTCCACTCAGGCATTGCTCTTCACCCTCTTCTTGGCTCTCTACAGCCTCGCCATGGCCATGAACAGCCTCATCATCTTCATCACCTGGACTGACCCCAGACTCAACagccccatgtacttcttccttgGACACCTGTCTTTCCTGGACATCTGcttcatcaccaccaccatcccaCAGATGTTGATCCATCTGGTGACCAAGAACCACACCGTCTCCTTTGCCTCCTGCTTGACCCAGATGTATCTGGTCTTTGGTGTGGGTGTGGCCGAGTGCATCCTCTTGGCTTTTATGGCCTATGACCGTTATGTTGCAATCTGCCACCCACTGAACTATGCCCAGATTATGAGCCATCAAGTGTGTGTCCGGCTGGTGTGTTCTTCCTGGATCTTTGGGATGGTCAATGGCATCCTTCTTGATTACATGACATTTCGAGGTCCATTCTGCAGGGAAAACCACATAGAAAACTTTTTCTGTGAGGCCCCCATAGTGATTGCCCTCTCCTGTGGGGACCCTGAGTTCAGTCTGAAGGTGATCTTTCTTGATGCCATTGTGGTGCTGCTCAGTCCCATGGTGCTCATTGTCACCTCCTACGCCCGAATCCTGGCCTCCATCCTCAGCAGAGCCTCCTCCTCAGGTAGAGGGAAGACACTCTCCACTTGTGCCTCCCACCTGACTGTGGTCATCTTTTTCTACACCTCAGCCATGTTCTCTTACATGAATCCCCGCAGCACCCACGGGCCTGACAAAGACaagcctttctccctcctctacaCCATCATCACCCCCATGTGCAACCCCATCATCTACAGCTTCCGCAACAAGGAAATGAAGGGGGCCATGGTGAGGGCTCTTGGGAGAGGCAACCTGGCTTAG